The Falco cherrug isolate bFalChe1 chromosome 6, bFalChe1.pri, whole genome shotgun sequence genome window below encodes:
- the SLC5A6 gene encoding sodium-dependent multivitamin transporter isoform X1, producing the protein MRLVGHSWGGWPGSGGSGRTATTEDTHHGVHGDRLQHLCAAAGAVVSHRALLRTERGQAAHSTGIPSGQPQHELPACCPLPAGHLPVSCGHPGSAGRNLPLRYRVLVPRLLLPPGAAHPSPHLHPRLLPPAHHQHLRGPRVQVGQFPDPSPPQYLELRFNKTVRVFGTITFIFQMVIYMGVVLYAPALALNAVTGFDLWSAVLTMGLVCTLYTTLGGLKAVIWTDVFQTLVMFAGQLAVIIVGAQRVGGMARVWHLADKEGKISSINLDPDPFERHTFWTLAVGGVFMMLSLYGVNQAQVQRYLSARSEQEAKLSCYAVFPCQQIVLCLSCLTGLVMFVYNQEHPLAPNQRHSSPDQLVLYFVMDVLQDLPGLPGLFVACLFSGSLSTISSAFNSLATVTMEDLVRPHCPGLSESRATLLSKLLALGYGLLCLGMAYVSSMLGPVLQAAISIFGMVGGPLLGLFCLGMFFPCANPTGAITGLLAGLAMAFWVGIGGLLHNMRAAEAPPPPNGTALPASGNLTTILTTTLLAPTPTPQSPTGLQKFYSLSYMWYSAHNSTTVILVGLLVSLLTGPTPPADVDPRTIYPVLPRLLCCLPQKYRQRLCCGVTFPAQGADHADATVKSNGVANGLAPPGLQEEEEGQGYIRAAGAPTYALQETSF; encoded by the exons ATGAGGCTggtggggcacagctggggcggGTGGCCGGGTAGTGGTGGCTCCGGCAGGACAGCGACAACTGAAGACACTCACCATGGAGTTCACGGTGATCGACTACAGCatctttgtgctgctgctggtgctgtcgTCAGCCATCGGGCTCTTCTACGCACTGAGCGGGGACAGGCAGCGCACAGTACAGGAATTCCTTCTGGCCAACCGCAACATGAGCTTCCTGCCTGTtgccctctccctgctggcCACCTTCCAGTCAGCTGTGGCCATCCTGGGAGTGCCGGCCGAAATCTTCCGCTCCGGTACCGAGTACTGGTTCCTCGGCTGCTCCTacctcctggggctgctcatcccagcccacatcTTCATCCCCGTCTTCTACCGCCTGCGCATCACCAGCACCTACGAG GACCCCGTGTCCAGGTGGGACAGTTCCCTGACCCGTCTCCCCCACAGTACCTGGAGCTGCGCTTCAACAAGACTGTGCGGGTCTTTGGCACCATCACCTTCATCTTCCAGATG GTCATCTACATGGGGGTGGTGCTTTATGCGCCCGCACTGGCCCTTAATGCAG TGACAGGCTTTGACCTTTGGAGTGCAGTGCTCACCATGGGGCTGGTCTGCACACTGTACACCACGCTG gGCGGGCTGAAGGCCGTCATCTGGACAGACGTCTTCCAGACGCTGGTGATGTTCGCGGGGCAGCTGGCTGTCATCATTGTGGGTGCCCAGCGGGTGGGCGGTATGGCCCGCGTCTGGCACCTGGCAGATAAGGAGGGCAAGATCTCCAGCATCAA CCTGGACCCCGACCCCTTTGAGCGGCACACCTTCTGGACCCTGGCAGTGGGGGGTGTCTTCATGATGCTGTCGCTGTACGGGGTGAACCAGGCACAGGTGCAGCGGTACCTCAGCGCCCGCAGCGAGCAGGAGGCCAAGCT CTCCTGCTACGCCGTCTTCCCCTGCCAGCAGATCGTTCTCTGCCTCAGCTGCCTGACTGGCCTTGTCATGTTTGTCTATAACCAGGAGCACCCACTGGCACCCAACCAGCGCCACAGTTCTCCTGACCAG CTGGTGTTGTACTTCGTGATGGACGTGCTGCAGGacctgccagggctgcctgggctCTTCGTTGCCTGCCTCTTCAGCGGGTCCCTCAG caCCATCTCTTCTGCCTTCAACTCACTGGCCACTGTGACAATGGAGGACCTGGTCCGGCCCCACTGCCCCGGGCTGTCGGAGTCACGGGCCACGCTGCTCTCCAAGCTGCTGG ctcttgGGTATGGATTGCTGTGCCTGGGGATGGCCTACGTGTCCTCCATGCTGGGCCCTGTGCTGCAG GCAGCCATCAGCATCTTCGGCATGGTGGGGGGCCCACTCCTGGGACTCTTCTGCCTGGGCATGTTCTTCCCCTGTGCCAACCCCACA GGTGCTAtcacagggctgctggcagggctggccaTGGCCTTCTGGGTGGGCATTGGTGGCCTGCTGCACAACATGAGGGCGGCTGAGGCGCCCCCCCCACCCAATGGCACAGCGCTCCCCGCTTCGGGCAACCTCACCACCATTCTCACCACCACCCTGCTGGCCCCCACGCCGACCCCCCAGAG ccccacagggctgCAGAAGTTTTACAGCCTGTCATACATGTGGTACAGCGCCCACAACTCCACCACCGTCATCCTGGTGGGGCTCCTGGtcagcctgctcactg GCCCCACGCCGCCAGCTGATGTGGACCCCCGCACCATCTACCCGGTGCTGCCCcgcctgctctgctgcctgccccagaaGTAcaggcagaggctgtgctgtggggtgACCTTCCCTGCCCAG GGTGCCGACCACGCAGACGCCACGGTGAAGAGCAATGGGGTGGCCAACGGCCTGGCCCCGCCcgggctgcaggaggaagaggagggacaGGGCTACATTCGTGCGGCTGGGGCCCCCACCTACGCCCTGCAGGAAACCTCCTTCTGA
- the CGREF1 gene encoding cell growth regulator with EF hand domain protein 1 isoform X2 has protein sequence MKNPVVILLLLVVVPTVWAAPKAEGQRAEVPAATGLDPDPDPDLLSPELPMLQLLQSTVRSLGPPEWDVQTMTREQALLYLFVLHDHDQSGHLDGLELLQLLSSVLVPLDSEWLDPYVVVPLVDQVLERQDLNKDGLVNPLELLFLHSRGQGPLGQPHVQRPGESLAEAGSVLAGDAGVSSPGHGPAEGQVVPPAAAPNAEAMEAEEASETEAPEAGAPEGEAAPVLGEPGEG, from the exons ATGAAGAACCCAGTGGTGATCctgttgctgctggtggtggtccCCACGGTGTGGGCTGCCCCCAAGGCTGAGGGACAGAG GGCTGAAgtccctgcagccacagggctggatcctgaccctgaccctgacctGCTGAGCCCGGAGCTGCCCATGCTGCA gctgctgcagagcacggTGAGAAGCCTGGGGCCACCGGAGTGGGACGTGCAGACCATGACACGGGAGCAGG ccctgctctACCTCTTTGTGCTGCATGACCATGACCAGAGCGGGCACCTGgatgggctggagctgctgcagctgctgagctctgtgctggtgCCGCTGGACAGTGAGTGGCTGGACCCCTATGTG GTGGTCCCACTGGTGGACCAAGTGCTGGAGAGGCAGGACCTGAACAAGGACGGCCTGGTCAACCCCCTGGAGCTGCTGTTCTTGCACAGCAGGGGTCAGGGACCTCTGGGGCAGCCCCATGTGCAGCGACCTGGGGAGTcactggcagaggctgggtCTGTGCTGGCGGGGGATGCAGGGGTGAGCAGCCCCGGGCATGGCCCGGCAGAGGGGCAGGTGgtccccccagctgcagcccccaaTGCTGAAGCCATGGAGGCAGAGGAAGCCTCTGAGACTGAAGCCCCTGAGGCTGGAGCCCCTGAGGGGGAGGCAGCCCCAGTTCTGGGGGAGCCGGGGGAAGGGTAG
- the PREB gene encoding prolactin regulatory element-binding protein has translation MAPRRPAELYRAPFPLYTVRLHPRRPLAITAGGGGAAKTGIRNGVHFLQLEQIGGQLSASLLHSHDTETRATMTMALADDIIAAGQDASCHILRFSLQAPEAKSGSDARNGSGEKGPRKRKGPSSVGQGDTQSQTSEVTVESLHSVRTDFSPDALQKAVRFNADCSLLVTGGADGFLRLWEFPSMKKMLEFKAHDGEIEDIALGPDNKVVTAGRDFQCCVWQQDQLVTGLHWNENLPGIPDRAYRYQACRFGAVEDNTGALRLYTVQVPHKRERRPPPCYLTKWDGKSFLPLLTRPCGSEVISCLSISDSGTFLGLGTVTGSVAIHIAFSLQRLYYVKEAHGIVVTDVAFVPESRRGRELLAGNEAALLSVAVDSRCKLHLLPSRRSLPVWLLLLLCTGLIVATILLLQLAFPGLL, from the exons ATGGCGCCGCGGCGGCCGGCAGAGCTGTATCGGGCGCCGTTCCCGCTCTACACTGTCCGCCTCCACCCGCGGCGGCCGCTCGCCATCACtgccggcggcggcggagccgcCAAGACCGGCATCCGCAATGGCGTG CActtcctgcagctggagcagatcGGGGGGCAGCTCAGCGCCTCCCTGCTCCACTCCCACGACACCGAGACCCGCGCCACCATGACCATGGCTCTGGCCGACGACATCATCGCGGCGGGGCAGGACGCCAGCTGCCACATCCTGCGCTTCAGCCTGCAGGCACCCGAGGCCAAGAGCGGCTCAGACGCACGGAATG GCAGTGGGGAGAAGGGGCCACGGAAGCGGAAGGGTCCCAGCTCGGTGGGACAGGGTGACACACAGAGCCAGACAAGTGAGGTGACGGTGGAGAGCCTCCACAGCGTCCGCACAGATTTCAGCCCCGATGCCCTGCAGAAGGCCGTCCGCTTCAATGCTGACTGCTCTCTGCTCGTCACCGGTGGTGCTGACGGCTTCCTCCGCCTCTGGGAG TTCCCCAGCATGAAGAAGATGCTGGAGTTCAAAGCCCATGACGGAGAGATTGAAGATATTGCCCTGGGCCCTGACAACAAG GTGGTGACGGCAGGACGGGACTTCCAGTGCTGCGTGTGGCAGCAGGACCAGCTGGTAACGGGGCTGCACTGGAATGAGAACCTGCCTGGCATTCCTGACAGGGCTTACCGCTACCAGGCCTGCCG GTTTGGGGCCGTGGAGGACAACACTGGAGCACTGCGGCTCTACACAGTTCAGGTGCCCCACAAGCGGGagcgccgccccccgccctgcTACCTGACCAAGTGGGATGGGAAGAGCTTTCTGCCACTGCTGACCAGGCCCTGTGGCAGCGAAGTGATCTCCTGCCTCTCCATCAG TGATTCAGGCACCTtcctggggctgggcacagtGACGGGCTCTGTCGCCATCCACATTGCCTTCTCGCTGCAG AGGCTGTACTATGTGAAGGAGGCACATGGCATCGTGGTGACGGATGTGGCATTTGTCCCTGAGAGCCGGCGTGGgcgggagctgctggcagggaatGAGGCTGCCCTGCTCAGCGTGGCTGTTGACAGCCGCTGCAAGCTGCACCTGCTCCCCAGCCGAC gctctctccctgtctggctgctgctgctgctctgtacTGGGCTCATTGTGGCcaccatcctgctgctgcagcttgccTTCCCAGGGCTCCTGTag
- the TCF23 gene encoding transcription factor 23, with protein MAESMGCGVGPATTHGCSMATTTRSSRGRRGSSSPARAARHFWGVGAGRTPGPLSAHPGDEESPLAEGQGPPGPLCPQNAARERSRVRALRRAFLSLQAALPTVPPGTKLSKLDVLVLATSYIAHLSHVLGCGPPPPVPSRPPHGHPLLHPLKKWPMRSRLYAGPWGGAGPDPPGAATATSSQEHTSLGDSRLARGESPPRPPQCPQPREPLPLLSPHSMGRLCPRVGIGGSSKDGGGGQY; from the exons ATGGCCGAGAGCATGGGGTGCGGTGTGGGGCCGGCCACCACGCATGGCTGCTCCATGGCCACCACCACCCGCAGCTCCCGggggaggagaggcagcagcagccccgcacgAGCTGCCCGGCATTTCTGGGGAGTGGGCGCAGGCAGGACCCCAGGGCCCTTGTCTGCCCACCCTGGCGACGAGGAGAGCCCCCTCGCAGAAGGACAG GGGCCCCCGGGGCCACTGTGCCCCCAGAACGCGGCCCGGGAGCGAAGCCGTGTGCGGGCGCTGCGCCGGGCATTCCTGTcactgcaggcagccctgcccacCGTGCCCCCTGGCACCAAGCTCTCCAAGCTGGATGTCCTCGTCCTGGCCACCAGCTACATTGCTCATCTCAGCcatgtgctgggctgtggcccCCCCCCACCTGTGCCCTCCCGCCCACCCCACGGACACCCACTCCTGCACCCCCTGAAG AAGTGGCCGATGCGCTCCCGCCTCTATGCCGGCCCCTGGGGGGGGGCTGGTCCTGACCCCCCcggagcagccacagccaccagcagccaggagcaCACCAGCctgggggacagcaggctgGCAAGGGGGGAGAgccccccccgacccccccagTGCCCACAGCCACGGGAGcccctccctctgctctctcccCACAGTATGGGGAGGCTGTGCCCCAGGGTGGGGATCGGGGGCAGTAGTAAGGATGGGGGAGGGGGCCAGTACTGA
- the CGREF1 gene encoding cell growth regulator with EF hand domain protein 1 isoform X1 encodes MPVNPCAAGGARAEPPRVGLSPRPGQGRARRAGRACPSRCRCWCWRRCPGKCQLRGPGRGGRHRAVLRRGTGAGAEVPAATGLDPDPDPDLLSPELPMLQLLQSTVRSLGPPEWDVQTMTREQALLYLFVLHDHDQSGHLDGLELLQLLSSVLVPLDSEWLDPYVVVPLVDQVLERQDLNKDGLVNPLELLFLHSRGQGPLGQPHVQRPGESLAEAGSVLAGDAGVSSPGHGPAEGQVVPPAAAPNAEAMEAEEASETEAPEAGAPEGEAAPVLGEPGEG; translated from the exons ATGCCGGTTAACCCTTGCGCTgccgggggggcgcgggcggaGCCGCCCCGggtggggctgagcccccgccccgggcaggggagggcccggcgggcgggccgggcgtGTCCCAGCCGCTGCCGGTGCTGGTGCTGGCGGCGGTGCCCGGGTAAGTGTCAGCTACGTGGCCCAGGGCGGGGTGGGCGCCACCGAGCGGTACTGAGACGTGGTACCGGGGCCGG GGCTGAAgtccctgcagccacagggctggatcctgaccctgaccctgacctGCTGAGCCCGGAGCTGCCCATGCTGCA gctgctgcagagcacggTGAGAAGCCTGGGGCCACCGGAGTGGGACGTGCAGACCATGACACGGGAGCAGG ccctgctctACCTCTTTGTGCTGCATGACCATGACCAGAGCGGGCACCTGgatgggctggagctgctgcagctgctgagctctgtgctggtgCCGCTGGACAGTGAGTGGCTGGACCCCTATGTG GTGGTCCCACTGGTGGACCAAGTGCTGGAGAGGCAGGACCTGAACAAGGACGGCCTGGTCAACCCCCTGGAGCTGCTGTTCTTGCACAGCAGGGGTCAGGGACCTCTGGGGCAGCCCCATGTGCAGCGACCTGGGGAGTcactggcagaggctgggtCTGTGCTGGCGGGGGATGCAGGGGTGAGCAGCCCCGGGCATGGCCCGGCAGAGGGGCAGGTGgtccccccagctgcagcccccaaTGCTGAAGCCATGGAGGCAGAGGAAGCCTCTGAGACTGAAGCCCCTGAGGCTGGAGCCCCTGAGGGGGAGGCAGCCCCAGTTCTGGGGGAGCCGGGGGAAGGGTAG
- the SLC5A6 gene encoding sodium-dependent multivitamin transporter isoform X3: MEFTVIDYSIFVLLLVLSSAIGLFYALSGDRQRTVQEFLLANRNMSFLPVALSLLATFQSAVAILGVPAEIFRSGTEYWFLGCSYLLGLLIPAHIFIPVFYRLRITSTYEYLELRFNKTVRVFGTITFIFQMVIYMGVVLYAPALALNAVTGFDLWSAVLTMGLVCTLYTTLGGLKAVIWTDVFQTLVMFAGQLAVIIVGAQRVGGMARVWHLADKEGKISSINLDPDPFERHTFWTLAVGGVFMMLSLYGVNQAQVQRYLSARSEQEAKLSCYAVFPCQQIVLCLSCLTGLVMFVYNQEHPLAPNQRHSSPDQLVLYFVMDVLQDLPGLPGLFVACLFSGSLSTISSAFNSLATVTMEDLVRPHCPGLSESRATLLSKLLALGYGLLCLGMAYVSSMLGPVLQAAISIFGMVGGPLLGLFCLGMFFPCANPTGAITGLLAGLAMAFWVGIGGLLHNMRAAEAPPPPNGTALPASGNLTTILTTTLLAPTPTPQSPTGLQKFYSLSYMWYSAHNSTTVILVGLLVSLLTGPTPPADVDPRTIYPVLPRLLCCLPQKYRQRLCCGVTFPAQGADHADATVKSNGVANGLAPPGLQEEEEGQGYIRAAGAPTYALQETSF; this comes from the exons ATGGAGTTCACGGTGATCGACTACAGCatctttgtgctgctgctggtgctgtcgTCAGCCATCGGGCTCTTCTACGCACTGAGCGGGGACAGGCAGCGCACAGTACAGGAATTCCTTCTGGCCAACCGCAACATGAGCTTCCTGCCTGTtgccctctccctgctggcCACCTTCCAGTCAGCTGTGGCCATCCTGGGAGTGCCGGCCGAAATCTTCCGCTCCGGTACCGAGTACTGGTTCCTCGGCTGCTCCTacctcctggggctgctcatcccagcccacatcTTCATCCCCGTCTTCTACCGCCTGCGCATCACCAGCACCTACGAG TACCTGGAGCTGCGCTTCAACAAGACTGTGCGGGTCTTTGGCACCATCACCTTCATCTTCCAGATG GTCATCTACATGGGGGTGGTGCTTTATGCGCCCGCACTGGCCCTTAATGCAG TGACAGGCTTTGACCTTTGGAGTGCAGTGCTCACCATGGGGCTGGTCTGCACACTGTACACCACGCTG gGCGGGCTGAAGGCCGTCATCTGGACAGACGTCTTCCAGACGCTGGTGATGTTCGCGGGGCAGCTGGCTGTCATCATTGTGGGTGCCCAGCGGGTGGGCGGTATGGCCCGCGTCTGGCACCTGGCAGATAAGGAGGGCAAGATCTCCAGCATCAA CCTGGACCCCGACCCCTTTGAGCGGCACACCTTCTGGACCCTGGCAGTGGGGGGTGTCTTCATGATGCTGTCGCTGTACGGGGTGAACCAGGCACAGGTGCAGCGGTACCTCAGCGCCCGCAGCGAGCAGGAGGCCAAGCT CTCCTGCTACGCCGTCTTCCCCTGCCAGCAGATCGTTCTCTGCCTCAGCTGCCTGACTGGCCTTGTCATGTTTGTCTATAACCAGGAGCACCCACTGGCACCCAACCAGCGCCACAGTTCTCCTGACCAG CTGGTGTTGTACTTCGTGATGGACGTGCTGCAGGacctgccagggctgcctgggctCTTCGTTGCCTGCCTCTTCAGCGGGTCCCTCAG caCCATCTCTTCTGCCTTCAACTCACTGGCCACTGTGACAATGGAGGACCTGGTCCGGCCCCACTGCCCCGGGCTGTCGGAGTCACGGGCCACGCTGCTCTCCAAGCTGCTGG ctcttgGGTATGGATTGCTGTGCCTGGGGATGGCCTACGTGTCCTCCATGCTGGGCCCTGTGCTGCAG GCAGCCATCAGCATCTTCGGCATGGTGGGGGGCCCACTCCTGGGACTCTTCTGCCTGGGCATGTTCTTCCCCTGTGCCAACCCCACA GGTGCTAtcacagggctgctggcagggctggccaTGGCCTTCTGGGTGGGCATTGGTGGCCTGCTGCACAACATGAGGGCGGCTGAGGCGCCCCCCCCACCCAATGGCACAGCGCTCCCCGCTTCGGGCAACCTCACCACCATTCTCACCACCACCCTGCTGGCCCCCACGCCGACCCCCCAGAG ccccacagggctgCAGAAGTTTTACAGCCTGTCATACATGTGGTACAGCGCCCACAACTCCACCACCGTCATCCTGGTGGGGCTCCTGGtcagcctgctcactg GCCCCACGCCGCCAGCTGATGTGGACCCCCGCACCATCTACCCGGTGCTGCCCcgcctgctctgctgcctgccccagaaGTAcaggcagaggctgtgctgtggggtgACCTTCCCTGCCCAG GGTGCCGACCACGCAGACGCCACGGTGAAGAGCAATGGGGTGGCCAACGGCCTGGCCCCGCCcgggctgcaggaggaagaggagggacaGGGCTACATTCGTGCGGCTGGGGCCCCCACCTACGCCCTGCAGGAAACCTCCTTCTGA
- the CGREF1 gene encoding cell growth regulator with EF hand domain protein 1 isoform X3: protein MLQLLQSTVRSLGPPEWDVQTMTREQALLYLFVLHDHDQSGHLDGLELLQLLSSVLVPLDSEWLDPYVVVPLVDQVLERQDLNKDGLVNPLELLFLHSRGQGPLGQPHVQRPGESLAEAGSVLAGDAGVSSPGHGPAEGQVVPPAAAPNAEAMEAEEASETEAPEAGAPEGEAAPVLGEPGEG from the exons ATGCTGCA gctgctgcagagcacggTGAGAAGCCTGGGGCCACCGGAGTGGGACGTGCAGACCATGACACGGGAGCAGG ccctgctctACCTCTTTGTGCTGCATGACCATGACCAGAGCGGGCACCTGgatgggctggagctgctgcagctgctgagctctgtgctggtgCCGCTGGACAGTGAGTGGCTGGACCCCTATGTG GTGGTCCCACTGGTGGACCAAGTGCTGGAGAGGCAGGACCTGAACAAGGACGGCCTGGTCAACCCCCTGGAGCTGCTGTTCTTGCACAGCAGGGGTCAGGGACCTCTGGGGCAGCCCCATGTGCAGCGACCTGGGGAGTcactggcagaggctgggtCTGTGCTGGCGGGGGATGCAGGGGTGAGCAGCCCCGGGCATGGCCCGGCAGAGGGGCAGGTGgtccccccagctgcagcccccaaTGCTGAAGCCATGGAGGCAGAGGAAGCCTCTGAGACTGAAGCCCCTGAGGCTGGAGCCCCTGAGGGGGAGGCAGCCCCAGTTCTGGGGGAGCCGGGGGAAGGGTAG
- the SLC5A6 gene encoding sodium-dependent multivitamin transporter isoform X2, which produces MRLVGHSWGGWPGSGGSGRTATTEDTHHGVHGDRLQHLCAAAGAVVSHRALLRTERGQAAHSTGIPSGQPQHELPACCPLPAGHLPVSCGHPGSAGRNLPLRYRVLVPRLLLPPGAAHPSPHLHPRLLPPAHHQHLRGPRVQVGQFPDPSPPQYLELRFNKTVRVFGTITFIFQMVIYMGVVLYAPALALNAVTGFDLWSAVLTMGLVCTLYTTLGGLKAVIWTDVFQTLVMFAGQLAVIIVGAQRVGGMARVWHLADKEGKISSINLDPDPFERHTFWTLAVGGVFMMLSLYGVNQAQVQRYLSARSEQEAKLSCYAVFPCQQIVLCLSCLTGLVMFVYNQEHPLAPNQRHSSPDQLVLYFVMDVLQDLPGLPGLFVACLFSGSLSTISSAFNSLATVTMEDLVRPHCPGLSESRATLLSKLLALGYGLLCLGMAYVSSMLGPVLQAAISIFGMVGGPLLGLFCLGMFFPCANPTGAITGLLAGLAMAFWVGIGGLLHNMRAAEAPPPPNGTALPASGNLTTILTTTLLAPTPTPQSAHNSTTVILVGLLVSLLTGPTPPADVDPRTIYPVLPRLLCCLPQKYRQRLCCGVTFPAQGADHADATVKSNGVANGLAPPGLQEEEEGQGYIRAAGAPTYALQETSF; this is translated from the exons ATGAGGCTggtggggcacagctggggcggGTGGCCGGGTAGTGGTGGCTCCGGCAGGACAGCGACAACTGAAGACACTCACCATGGAGTTCACGGTGATCGACTACAGCatctttgtgctgctgctggtgctgtcgTCAGCCATCGGGCTCTTCTACGCACTGAGCGGGGACAGGCAGCGCACAGTACAGGAATTCCTTCTGGCCAACCGCAACATGAGCTTCCTGCCTGTtgccctctccctgctggcCACCTTCCAGTCAGCTGTGGCCATCCTGGGAGTGCCGGCCGAAATCTTCCGCTCCGGTACCGAGTACTGGTTCCTCGGCTGCTCCTacctcctggggctgctcatcccagcccacatcTTCATCCCCGTCTTCTACCGCCTGCGCATCACCAGCACCTACGAG GACCCCGTGTCCAGGTGGGACAGTTCCCTGACCCGTCTCCCCCACAGTACCTGGAGCTGCGCTTCAACAAGACTGTGCGGGTCTTTGGCACCATCACCTTCATCTTCCAGATG GTCATCTACATGGGGGTGGTGCTTTATGCGCCCGCACTGGCCCTTAATGCAG TGACAGGCTTTGACCTTTGGAGTGCAGTGCTCACCATGGGGCTGGTCTGCACACTGTACACCACGCTG gGCGGGCTGAAGGCCGTCATCTGGACAGACGTCTTCCAGACGCTGGTGATGTTCGCGGGGCAGCTGGCTGTCATCATTGTGGGTGCCCAGCGGGTGGGCGGTATGGCCCGCGTCTGGCACCTGGCAGATAAGGAGGGCAAGATCTCCAGCATCAA CCTGGACCCCGACCCCTTTGAGCGGCACACCTTCTGGACCCTGGCAGTGGGGGGTGTCTTCATGATGCTGTCGCTGTACGGGGTGAACCAGGCACAGGTGCAGCGGTACCTCAGCGCCCGCAGCGAGCAGGAGGCCAAGCT CTCCTGCTACGCCGTCTTCCCCTGCCAGCAGATCGTTCTCTGCCTCAGCTGCCTGACTGGCCTTGTCATGTTTGTCTATAACCAGGAGCACCCACTGGCACCCAACCAGCGCCACAGTTCTCCTGACCAG CTGGTGTTGTACTTCGTGATGGACGTGCTGCAGGacctgccagggctgcctgggctCTTCGTTGCCTGCCTCTTCAGCGGGTCCCTCAG caCCATCTCTTCTGCCTTCAACTCACTGGCCACTGTGACAATGGAGGACCTGGTCCGGCCCCACTGCCCCGGGCTGTCGGAGTCACGGGCCACGCTGCTCTCCAAGCTGCTGG ctcttgGGTATGGATTGCTGTGCCTGGGGATGGCCTACGTGTCCTCCATGCTGGGCCCTGTGCTGCAG GCAGCCATCAGCATCTTCGGCATGGTGGGGGGCCCACTCCTGGGACTCTTCTGCCTGGGCATGTTCTTCCCCTGTGCCAACCCCACA GGTGCTAtcacagggctgctggcagggctggccaTGGCCTTCTGGGTGGGCATTGGTGGCCTGCTGCACAACATGAGGGCGGCTGAGGCGCCCCCCCCACCCAATGGCACAGCGCTCCCCGCTTCGGGCAACCTCACCACCATTCTCACCACCACCCTGCTGGCCCCCACGCCGACCCCCCAGAG CGCCCACAACTCCACCACCGTCATCCTGGTGGGGCTCCTGGtcagcctgctcactg GCCCCACGCCGCCAGCTGATGTGGACCCCCGCACCATCTACCCGGTGCTGCCCcgcctgctctgctgcctgccccagaaGTAcaggcagaggctgtgctgtggggtgACCTTCCCTGCCCAG GGTGCCGACCACGCAGACGCCACGGTGAAGAGCAATGGGGTGGCCAACGGCCTGGCCCCGCCcgggctgcaggaggaagaggagggacaGGGCTACATTCGTGCGGCTGGGGCCCCCACCTACGCCCTGCAGGAAACCTCCTTCTGA